The following are from one region of the Chromobacterium phragmitis genome:
- the entS gene encoding enterobactin transporter EntS, with product MKKSPIFVDFSLLRLNPHFRSIFIARMISVFAFGILMVAVPVQIHQLTGSTLQVGAAMALDGIGMFAGLMCGGVLADRMDRRRLILLGRTSCGLGFLALALNGFMTNPSVTALYVVSTWDGFFSGIGITSLMASIPVIVGRENLPAAGALSMLTVRFGAVLSPLLGGLIITAAGVNWNYLLAGIGTLATLIPLTRLPSLKPQNAEPSHPLRSLMEGFEFLWQNKVVGAVVAVGTLQTLLSAVRVLYPSLAEDGYGGGAFEVGLMYSAVPLGAMLGAFTSGWVGGLSRPGAMMLACVTASSLAIASLGAFTHLAYGLAALVVLGYLGSIASLLQFTLVQGQTPDHLLGRVNSLWNAQDVVGDSLGALGLGALARALAPLMAVAWFGAGAAAAGLLMCAGFGSLRRLSGGKPEQAEGEPVEQAAGS from the coding sequence ATGAAAAAATCGCCTATCTTCGTCGACTTCAGCCTGCTCAGGCTCAATCCGCATTTTCGCTCCATCTTCATCGCCCGGATGATCTCGGTGTTCGCCTTCGGCATCCTGATGGTGGCGGTGCCGGTGCAGATCCACCAGCTCACCGGCTCCACGCTGCAGGTGGGCGCGGCGATGGCGCTGGACGGCATCGGCATGTTCGCCGGCCTGATGTGCGGCGGCGTGCTGGCCGACCGCATGGACCGCCGCCGGCTGATCCTGCTGGGCCGGACTTCTTGCGGCCTAGGCTTCCTGGCGCTGGCCTTGAACGGCTTCATGACCAACCCGTCGGTGACGGCGCTGTACGTGGTGTCCACCTGGGACGGTTTCTTCAGCGGCATCGGCATCACTTCGTTGATGGCGTCGATTCCGGTCATCGTCGGCCGCGAGAATCTGCCCGCCGCCGGCGCGCTGAGCATGCTGACGGTGCGCTTCGGCGCGGTGCTGTCGCCGCTCCTGGGCGGTTTGATCATCACCGCCGCCGGGGTCAACTGGAACTACCTGCTGGCCGGCATCGGCACCTTGGCCACGCTGATCCCGCTGACCCGCCTGCCGTCGCTGAAGCCGCAAAACGCCGAGCCCTCGCACCCGCTGCGGTCCTTGATGGAAGGCTTCGAGTTCCTGTGGCAGAACAAGGTGGTCGGCGCGGTGGTGGCGGTGGGCACGCTGCAGACGCTGCTGAGCGCGGTGCGGGTGCTGTACCCGTCGCTGGCCGAGGATGGCTACGGCGGCGGCGCGTTCGAAGTGGGCCTGATGTATTCGGCGGTGCCGCTGGGCGCGATGCTGGGCGCTTTCACCAGCGGCTGGGTGGGCGGGTTGAGCCGTCCCGGCGCGATGATGCTGGCTTGCGTGACCGCGTCGTCGCTGGCCATCGCCTCCCTGGGCGCTTTCACCCACCTGGCTTACGGGCTGGCGGCGCTGGTGGTGCTGGGCTATCTGGGGTCCATCGCCTCGCTGCTGCAGTTCACGCTGGTGCAGGGCCAGACGCCGGACCACCTGCTGGGCCGCGTCAACAGCCTGTGGAACGCGCAGGACGTGGTGGGCGACAGCCTGGGCGCGCTGGGCCTTGGCGCGCTGGCGCGGGCGCTGGCGCCGCTGATGGCGGTGGCCTGGTTCGGCGCCGGCGCGGCCGCGGCGGGTTTGCTCATGTGCGCGGGCTTCGGCTCCTTGCGCCGCCTTTCCGGCGGCAAGCCGGAGCAGGCCGAAGGCGAGCCGGTGGAGCAGGCGGCGGGGTCTTGA
- a CDS encoding efflux RND transporter permease subunit, translating to MLARFFIGRPVFAWVLAIVIMLAGLFALRALPVSQYPDIAPPTVMVSASYPGASAQVVETSVIQVLEQELKGLDNLMYFSSTSSSSGQAEIMLTFRQGANADTAQVQVQNKVSQMLARLPQQVQQNGLSVQKMQGDFLLIASFYDVSGQRSDTDIADWLASNVQDPLSRVGGVGSVRAFGAPYAMRVWLDPHKLNSYGLIPSDVSAAISKQNTEVSVGELGALPSPPGQQLNAMVTAWSRLSTPEQFRDIVVKALPDGGAVRLGDVARVELGQEDYSSSSRLNGHPASGLAVMLAPGANALATAEAVKARVAELERNFPPGIRVAYPEDTTHFVRLSIRAVMATLLEAVALVVLVMYVFLRNWRATLIPALTVPVVLLGTFGVLAAAGFGINTLTLFGMVLAIGLLVDDAIVVVENVERVMSEEGLDARAATVRSMGEIGGALVGIGLVLGAVFLPMAFFGGSVGVIYRQFSITIVAAMALSVLTALTLTPALCATLLRPHAPSERGPLAAFERRFQRLQSDYAGRWLPAWLRRPLRGGLVYLALVAALAALYPRLPTAFIPDEDQGTVMAQFTLPTGATHQRADKVARAVEQHFLETEKANVESVYMLSGFSFGGSGQNAGMAFVALKDWSQRRGQENSAQAIADRATAALAAQRDAEVFGMVLPPIGGLGQTNGFEFWLQDASGQGREHLAKARDQLLKAAQGGDRLSAVRSGAADDKPQLRLDVDQSKAAALGLDPANVADTLGAAWGGRYINDFIDRGRVKKVMMQADAPYRSKPEDLGLWFVRGADGAMTPFSAFARARWEYGPAQLNRYNGLPALPLSGSAAAGVSSGEAMKAVEAIAGKLPGTQYEWSGLSYQDRLSSGQTPLLYAVSILFVFLCLAALYESWLVPCAAMTAIPLGVLGAVLAVMARGLSNDIYFQVGLLTTIGLSAKNAILIIEFAEAAIRRGAAPLEAALAAARQRLRPILMTSLAFGVGVAPLVWAGGPGAGSQNAIGAAVLGGVMSATLLTLFFVPLAHLLIRGLAGQVAQRRLKLAEARP from the coding sequence ATGCTGGCGCGTTTCTTCATAGGCCGCCCGGTGTTCGCCTGGGTGCTGGCCATCGTCATCATGCTGGCCGGCCTGTTCGCCTTGCGCGCGCTGCCGGTGTCGCAGTATCCGGACATCGCTCCGCCGACGGTGATGGTCAGCGCCAGCTACCCCGGCGCGTCCGCCCAGGTGGTGGAGACCAGCGTGATCCAGGTGCTGGAGCAAGAGCTGAAGGGCCTGGACAATCTGATGTATTTCAGCTCCACCAGCTCCTCGTCCGGCCAGGCCGAGATCATGCTCACCTTCCGCCAGGGCGCCAACGCCGACACCGCCCAGGTGCAGGTGCAGAACAAGGTCAGCCAGATGCTGGCGCGGCTGCCGCAGCAAGTGCAGCAGAACGGCCTGTCGGTGCAGAAGATGCAGGGCGACTTCCTGCTGATCGCCTCCTTTTATGATGTCAGCGGCCAGCGCAGCGACACCGACATCGCCGACTGGCTGGCCAGCAATGTGCAAGACCCGCTGAGCCGGGTGGGCGGCGTCGGCTCGGTGCGGGCCTTCGGCGCGCCGTACGCGATGCGCGTGTGGCTGGACCCGCACAAGCTCAACAGCTACGGCCTGATTCCCTCCGACGTCAGCGCCGCCATCTCCAAGCAGAACACCGAGGTCTCGGTCGGCGAACTGGGCGCCTTGCCGTCGCCGCCGGGCCAGCAGCTGAACGCGATGGTCACCGCCTGGTCGCGCTTGTCCACGCCTGAGCAGTTCCGAGACATTGTCGTCAAGGCGCTGCCGGACGGCGGCGCGGTGCGGCTGGGCGACGTGGCGCGGGTGGAACTGGGGCAGGAGGATTACAGCAGCAGTTCGCGGCTGAACGGCCACCCGGCCTCGGGCCTGGCGGTGATGCTGGCGCCGGGCGCCAACGCGCTGGCCACCGCCGAGGCAGTGAAGGCGCGCGTCGCCGAGCTGGAGCGCAACTTTCCGCCGGGCATCCGCGTCGCCTATCCGGAGGACACCACCCACTTCGTCAGGCTGTCGATACGCGCGGTGATGGCGACGCTGCTGGAGGCGGTGGCGCTGGTGGTGCTGGTGATGTACGTGTTCCTGCGCAACTGGCGCGCGACGCTGATTCCGGCGCTGACGGTGCCGGTGGTGCTGCTGGGCACGTTCGGCGTGCTGGCGGCGGCCGGCTTCGGCATCAATACGCTGACCTTGTTCGGCATGGTGCTGGCCATCGGCCTGTTGGTCGACGACGCCATCGTGGTGGTGGAGAACGTCGAGCGGGTGATGAGCGAGGAGGGGCTGGACGCGCGCGCGGCCACCGTCCGTTCGATGGGCGAGATCGGCGGCGCGCTGGTCGGCATCGGCCTGGTGCTGGGGGCTGTGTTCCTGCCGATGGCCTTCTTCGGCGGCTCGGTCGGCGTCATCTACCGCCAATTCTCGATCACCATCGTCGCGGCGATGGCCTTGTCGGTGCTGACCGCGCTGACCCTGACGCCAGCCCTGTGCGCGACGCTGCTGCGGCCGCATGCGCCGTCCGAACGCGGCCCGCTGGCTGCGTTCGAGCGCCGCTTCCAGCGTTTGCAATCGGACTATGCCGGCCGCTGGCTGCCGGCTTGGCTGCGTCGCCCGCTGCGCGGCGGCTTGGTCTACTTGGCGCTGGTGGCGGCGCTGGCCGCGCTGTACCCGCGGTTGCCCACTGCCTTCATCCCGGACGAGGACCAGGGCACGGTGATGGCGCAGTTCACGCTGCCCACCGGGGCCACCCATCAGCGCGCCGACAAGGTGGCGCGCGCGGTGGAGCAGCATTTCCTGGAAACCGAGAAGGCCAATGTCGAATCGGTGTACATGTTGTCCGGCTTCAGCTTCGGCGGTTCCGGCCAGAACGCCGGCATGGCCTTCGTCGCGTTGAAGGACTGGTCGCAGCGGCGCGGCCAAGAGAACAGCGCCCAGGCGATAGCCGACCGCGCCACCGCCGCGCTGGCCGCGCAGCGGGACGCCGAGGTGTTCGGCATGGTGCTGCCGCCCATCGGTGGCTTGGGGCAGACCAATGGCTTCGAATTTTGGCTGCAGGACGCGTCGGGCCAGGGCCGCGAGCATCTGGCCAAGGCGCGCGACCAGCTGCTGAAGGCGGCCCAGGGAGGTGACAGGCTCAGCGCGGTGCGCTCCGGCGCCGCCGACGACAAGCCGCAATTGCGGCTGGATGTCGACCAAAGCAAGGCCGCCGCGCTGGGGCTGGACCCGGCCAATGTCGCCGACACGCTGGGCGCGGCCTGGGGCGGGCGCTACATCAACGACTTCATCGACCGCGGCCGGGTGAAGAAGGTGATGATGCAGGCCGACGCGCCTTACCGTTCCAAGCCCGAGGATCTGGGCTTGTGGTTCGTCCGCGGCGCGGACGGCGCGATGACGCCGTTTTCCGCCTTCGCCCGCGCGCGCTGGGAATACGGGCCGGCGCAGCTGAACCGCTACAACGGCCTGCCGGCGCTGCCCTTGTCGGGCTCGGCCGCCGCCGGCGTCAGTTCCGGCGAGGCGATGAAGGCGGTGGAGGCGATAGCCGGCAAGCTGCCGGGCACGCAGTACGAGTGGAGCGGGCTGTCTTATCAGGATCGGCTGTCCAGCGGCCAGACGCCGCTGCTGTACGCGGTGTCGATATTGTTCGTCTTCCTGTGCCTGGCGGCGCTGTACGAAAGCTGGCTGGTGCCGTGCGCCGCGATGACGGCGATTCCGCTGGGCGTGCTGGGCGCGGTGCTGGCGGTGATGGCGCGCGGCCTGTCCAACGACATCTATTTCCAGGTGGGTCTGCTGACGACGATAGGCCTATCGGCCAAGAACGCCATCCTGATCATCGAGTTCGCCGAGGCGGCGATCCGGCGCGGCGCGGCTCCGCTGGAGGCGGCGCTGGCCGCCGCCCGCCAGCGGCTGCGGCCGATATTGATGACCTCGCTGGCTTTCGGCGTCGGCGTCGCGCCGCTGGTCTGGGCCGGCGGGCCGGGAGCCGGCAGCCAGAACGCGATCGGCGCGGCGGTGCTGGGCGGCGTGATGTCGGCCACGCTGCTGACGCTGTTTTTCGTGCCGCTGGCGCATCTGCTGATACGCGGCCTGGCGGGGCAAGTCGCGCAGCGGCGTTTGAAATTGGCGGAGGCGAGGCCATGA
- the nfsB gene encoding oxygen-insensitive NAD(P)H nitroreductase, whose amino-acid sequence MNIAHYAQTRYTTKAFDPGFKLSQEQVGQIETLLRHSPSSTNSQPWHFFIAGSEEGKARVAKAAAGGYAFNEAKIRHASHVVVFCARAAMDDGYLQTLLAQEQRDGRFANDEARAGQHKGRSHFVNMHRFELRDAQHWMEKQVYLAVGTLLLGAATLEIDACPIEGFDARVLGEELGLREQGLVASVIVALGKRSEQDFNARLPKSRLPAETVITRL is encoded by the coding sequence ATGAACATCGCCCACTACGCGCAAACCCGCTACACCACCAAGGCTTTCGATCCCGGCTTCAAGCTGAGCCAGGAGCAGGTGGGACAGATCGAAACCCTGCTGCGCCACAGCCCCTCATCCACCAACTCCCAGCCCTGGCACTTCTTCATCGCCGGCAGCGAAGAAGGCAAGGCCCGCGTCGCCAAGGCCGCGGCCGGCGGCTACGCCTTCAACGAAGCCAAGATACGCCACGCCTCCCACGTGGTGGTATTCTGCGCCCGGGCCGCGATGGACGACGGCTATCTGCAAACCCTGCTGGCTCAAGAGCAACGCGACGGCCGCTTCGCCAATGACGAAGCCCGCGCCGGACAGCACAAAGGCCGCTCCCATTTCGTCAACATGCACCGTTTCGAATTGCGCGACGCCCAGCATTGGATGGAAAAACAGGTTTATCTGGCCGTGGGCACGCTGCTGCTGGGCGCGGCGACGCTGGAAATCGACGCCTGCCCGATCGAGGGCTTCGACGCGCGCGTGCTGGGCGAGGAGCTGGGCCTGCGCGAGCAGGGATTGGTCGCCTCGGTGATCGTGGCGCTGGGAAAACGCTCGGAGCAGGACTTCAACGCCAGGCTGCCCAAGTCGCGCTTGCCGGCGGAAACCGTCATCACCCGTTTGTGA
- a CDS encoding efflux transporter outer membrane subunit encodes MKRVFCLWIGAALAGCASPQPDYQRPAAPVPAHWPAADAESGQADVAWRRFFVDEGLRATIAQALANNRDLRAAVANVQAARAQYRMQDAARLPTAQLQGNANRQLTRSGDPSLAADSRGVSAGLGVSAFELDLFGRVKSLSDAQWRRYLASEAGAQAARVSLIAETANAYLTLAADRSQLAAARATQQSAERSLALTRERLRLGAASALDVSAMNTVAQQARADVARYQGLAERDRLALQLLVGAALDEARLPAALEDRPYTLAALPVAAPADALLRRPDVRQAENLLRAAHADVAAARAGLWPKFGLSASTGLSGVTLAGLLNAPARALSLALDASLPALDGGAAKAGVDQAEAQRLAALAAYEKALQSGFREVADALSQRRALAEEKQARQATLASAETSLRLAEARYRQGLDGYLSLLEAQRTAQSARQQWISASLAEAENMAALYRALGGGLEG; translated from the coding sequence ATGAAACGCGTTTTCTGCTTATGGATAGGCGCGGCTTTGGCAGGCTGCGCGTCGCCGCAGCCGGATTACCAACGGCCCGCCGCGCCGGTGCCGGCGCATTGGCCGGCGGCGGACGCGGAAAGCGGGCAGGCCGATGTGGCCTGGCGGCGTTTCTTCGTCGACGAGGGCCTGCGCGCAACCATCGCCCAGGCGCTGGCCAATAACCGCGACTTGCGCGCGGCTGTCGCCAATGTCCAGGCGGCGCGGGCGCAGTACCGGATGCAGGACGCGGCGCGGCTGCCGACCGCGCAGCTGCAGGGCAACGCCAACCGCCAGCTCACCCGGAGCGGCGATCCATCGCTGGCGGCGGACAGCCGCGGCGTCAGCGCCGGCCTGGGCGTCAGCGCGTTCGAGCTGGACCTGTTCGGCCGCGTGAAGAGCCTGAGCGACGCGCAGTGGCGGCGCTATCTGGCCAGCGAAGCCGGCGCGCAGGCGGCGAGGGTCAGCCTGATCGCGGAAACCGCCAATGCTTATTTGACCTTGGCCGCAGACCGCAGCCAGCTGGCCGCGGCGCGGGCGACGCAGCAAAGCGCCGAACGCTCGCTCGCCCTGACGCGCGAGCGGCTGCGCCTGGGCGCGGCTTCGGCGCTGGACGTCAGCGCGATGAATACCGTGGCGCAGCAGGCGCGGGCCGATGTCGCCCGTTACCAGGGGCTGGCGGAACGGGACCGGCTGGCGTTGCAATTGCTGGTCGGCGCGGCGCTTGACGAGGCGAGGCTGCCGGCCGCGCTGGAGGACAGGCCCTACACGCTGGCGGCGCTACCGGTGGCCGCGCCGGCCGATGCCCTGCTGCGCCGGCCGGACGTCCGCCAGGCGGAAAATCTGCTGCGGGCCGCCCATGCCGACGTGGCCGCCGCGCGGGCGGGCCTGTGGCCCAAGTTTGGGCTTAGCGCCAGCACCGGTCTCAGCGGCGTGACGCTGGCCGGTCTGCTGAACGCGCCTGCGCGGGCCTTGAGCCTGGCGCTGGACGCCAGCTTGCCGGCGCTTGACGGCGGCGCGGCGAAGGCTGGAGTCGATCAGGCGGAGGCGCAGCGCCTGGCGGCGCTGGCCGCTTACGAGAAAGCCCTGCAGAGCGGGTTTCGCGAAGTGGCCGACGCCTTGAGCCAGCGCCGGGCGCTGGCGGAGGAAAAACAGGCGCGGCAGGCGACGCTCGCCAGCGCGGAAACCTCGCTGCGGCTGGCGGAAGCGCGTTATCGGCAGGGCTTGGACGGCTATCTGAGCCTGCTGGAGGCGCAGCGCACCGCGCAGTCCGCTCGCCAGCAGTGGATCAGCGCCAGCCTGGCGGAGGCGGAAAACATGGCGGCGCTGTATCGCGCGCTGGGCGGCGGGCTGGAGGGCTGA
- the fepB gene encoding Fe2+-enterobactin ABC transporter substrate-binding protein — protein sequence MPLSHATRRGALRLAAAAGLAALLTACDVPAQSDGAVAPPAGWPRTLDTPKGKVTLDKMPERIVSTSVTLTGTLLAIHAPVVASGASAAHSKVTDDQGFFTQWSAVAKQRGVTPLYQGEPNAEAIIAAQPDLIVMAGTGGDSALKLYEQLSQMAPTLVVNYDDKSWQELATLLGRATGREADARAAIADFDAEAAKLKSALKLPPQPTAALVYYEDGSGANLWTPQSAQGKLLQSLGFELATAPDRVKGNTSMGVRHDIIQLTGEKFADGLQGKSMILFNADQDQVPQVLANPFLAGNPAVKARQVYAAGLDTFRLDYYSARNLLARLRKQFA from the coding sequence ATGCCGCTTTCCCACGCCACGCGCCGCGGCGCGCTGCGCCTGGCCGCCGCAGCCGGCCTCGCCGCCCTGCTCACCGCCTGCGACGTCCCCGCCCAATCCGACGGCGCGGTCGCCCCCCCGGCCGGCTGGCCGCGCACGCTGGACACGCCCAAGGGCAAGGTGACGCTGGACAAGATGCCCGAGCGCATCGTCTCCACCAGCGTGACGCTGACCGGCACCCTGCTGGCCATCCACGCGCCGGTGGTCGCCAGCGGCGCCAGCGCCGCCCACTCCAAGGTGACGGACGACCAGGGCTTCTTCACCCAGTGGAGCGCGGTGGCCAAGCAACGCGGCGTGACGCCGCTGTACCAGGGCGAGCCCAACGCCGAGGCCATCATCGCCGCCCAGCCGGACCTGATCGTGATGGCCGGCACCGGCGGCGACTCCGCGCTGAAGCTGTACGAACAGCTGAGCCAGATGGCCCCGACCCTGGTGGTGAATTACGACGACAAGAGCTGGCAGGAACTGGCCACGCTGCTGGGCCGCGCCACCGGACGCGAAGCCGACGCCCGCGCCGCCATCGCCGATTTCGACGCCGAGGCGGCGAAACTGAAGTCCGCGCTGAAGCTGCCGCCGCAGCCGACGGCGGCGCTGGTTTATTACGAAGACGGCTCCGGCGCCAATCTGTGGACGCCGCAATCGGCGCAGGGCAAGCTGCTGCAGTCGCTGGGCTTTGAGTTGGCCACCGCGCCGGACCGCGTCAAAGGAAATACCAGCATGGGTGTGCGTCACGACATCATCCAGTTGACAGGCGAGAAGTTCGCCGACGGCCTGCAAGGCAAATCGATGATCCTGTTCAACGCCGACCAGGACCAGGTGCCTCAGGTGCTGGCCAATCCCTTCCTGGCCGGCAATCCGGCAGTGAAGGCCAGGCAGGTGTACGCCGCAGGCCTGGACACCTTCCGCCTGGACTACTACAGCGCGCGCAATCTGCTGGCGCGGCTGCGCAAGCAGTTTGCTTAG
- a CDS encoding efflux RND transporter periplasmic adaptor subunit produces the protein MRILTVVAMAAGLAGCGGKEPGPEAGKPPEVGVVKLEVKDVAVKAELAGRTVAYRSAEVRPQVNGIVLKRHFSEGSLVKAGDLLYQIDPAGYQAALQQAEATLASARAALGSLKGRAERYAELAKIDGVSRQEREEADADYRKGLAAAKAGEAAVAAARVDVSRTRVLAPISGRIGRSAVSEGALVTSGQSATLATIQQLDPMYVDIVQSSQDLLAFKRRQADGELEPAGATARLKLEDGAPYRHAGKLRFTELNVDRVSGAVTLRAEFPNPEGLLLPGMYVRAELEQGVRRQAVLAPQQGVARDDKGRATALVLGSGNKVEQRVLTTEGTHGAYWLVTTGLKAGDRLIVDGLQRARPGEAATPVALPALAGRS, from the coding sequence ATGCGGATATTGACGGTTGTTGCGATGGCGGCGGGCTTGGCCGGCTGCGGGGGGAAGGAGCCAGGGCCGGAGGCGGGCAAGCCGCCCGAGGTGGGCGTGGTGAAGCTGGAGGTGAAGGACGTGGCGGTAAAGGCCGAATTGGCCGGCCGCACCGTCGCCTACCGCAGCGCCGAAGTCAGGCCGCAGGTCAACGGCATCGTGCTGAAACGGCATTTCTCCGAAGGCAGCCTGGTCAAGGCCGGCGACCTGCTTTACCAGATCGACCCGGCCGGCTACCAGGCGGCCTTGCAGCAGGCGGAGGCGACGCTGGCGTCCGCCCGCGCCGCGTTGGGCAGCCTGAAGGGACGCGCCGAACGCTATGCCGAATTGGCCAAGATAGACGGGGTCAGCCGCCAGGAGCGCGAGGAGGCGGACGCCGACTACCGCAAGGGCCTGGCCGCGGCGAAGGCCGGCGAGGCGGCGGTGGCCGCCGCGAGAGTGGATGTGTCGCGCACCCGCGTGCTGGCGCCGATTTCCGGCCGCATAGGCCGCTCGGCTGTCAGCGAGGGCGCGCTGGTCACTTCGGGCCAGAGCGCGACTCTGGCCACCATCCAGCAGCTGGACCCGATGTACGTGGACATCGTCCAGTCCAGCCAGGATTTGCTGGCATTCAAGCGCAGGCAGGCAGACGGCGAGCTTGAACCGGCCGGCGCCACCGCCAGGCTCAAGCTGGAGGACGGCGCGCCGTACCGGCATGCCGGCAAGCTGCGCTTCACCGAATTGAACGTCGATCGCGTGTCCGGCGCGGTGACCTTGCGCGCGGAATTCCCCAATCCGGAAGGCCTGCTGCTGCCCGGCATGTATGTGCGCGCCGAGCTGGAGCAGGGCGTGCGCCGCCAGGCGGTGCTGGCGCCGCAGCAAGGCGTGGCGCGCGACGACAAAGGCCGCGCCACCGCGCTGGTGCTGGGTTCCGGCAACAAGGTGGAGCAGCGGGTATTGACGACGGAAGGCACTCATGGCGCTTACTGGCTGGTGACCACAGGATTGAAAGCCGGCGACAGGCTGATCGTCGACGGCCTGCAGCGCGCCCGCCCGGGCGAGGCGGCGACGCCGGTGGCCTTGCCGGCCCTGGCCGGGAGGAGCTGA
- the fepD gene encoding Fe(3+)-siderophore ABC transporter permease: MAISPTSSRQRRAALLLLASLALLAAVSALSLALGAKSIPLGLVWDSLLGRANGPDSVIVLQGRLPRTLLGLLAGAALGLSGALIQALTRNPLADPGILGVNAGASFAMVLGVAFLAVDSQGGYMACAATGAFLATLLVYAVGARGRRADPLRIVLAGVAVGAVLMGLSAAITLLDPIAFNRLRYWNAGTLDVRDMAAVSLAAPAILAGGALALLLARPLNAMSLGSDLAVSLGGRPLLTQAGAVAAVTLLCGASTAAAGPIGFVGLMIPHVARRLGGVDLRWSLPFTALLAPILLLASDIAGRLLTPGELRVSIVTAFIGAPALIWLARGHGGGRA; encoded by the coding sequence ATGGCGATTAGCCCTACCTCGTCCCGCCAGCGCCGCGCCGCGCTGCTGCTGCTGGCCAGCCTGGCGCTGCTGGCGGCCGTTTCCGCGCTGAGCCTGGCCTTGGGCGCCAAGTCCATCCCGCTCGGCCTGGTATGGGATAGCCTGCTGGGACGCGCCAACGGGCCGGACAGCGTGATCGTGCTGCAGGGACGGCTGCCGCGCACGCTGCTGGGCCTGCTGGCCGGCGCGGCGCTGGGCTTGTCCGGCGCGCTGATCCAGGCGCTGACCCGCAATCCGCTGGCCGACCCCGGCATACTCGGCGTCAACGCCGGCGCCAGCTTCGCGATGGTGCTGGGCGTCGCCTTCCTCGCCGTGGACAGCCAAGGCGGCTACATGGCCTGCGCGGCGACGGGCGCCTTCCTCGCCACGCTGCTGGTCTACGCCGTGGGCGCGCGCGGCCGCCGCGCCGATCCGCTGCGCATCGTGCTGGCCGGCGTGGCCGTCGGCGCGGTGCTGATGGGCCTGTCCGCCGCCATCACCCTGCTCGACCCCATCGCCTTCAACCGGCTGCGCTACTGGAACGCCGGCACGCTGGACGTGCGCGACATGGCCGCCGTCTCCCTGGCCGCGCCCGCCATCCTGGCCGGCGGCGCGCTCGCGCTGCTGCTGGCCCGCCCGCTGAACGCCATGAGCCTGGGCAGCGACCTGGCGGTCAGCCTGGGCGGCCGTCCGCTGTTGACCCAGGCCGGCGCCGTGGCCGCCGTCACCCTGCTGTGCGGCGCCAGCACCGCCGCCGCCGGGCCGATAGGCTTCGTCGGCCTGATGATTCCCCACGTCGCCCGCCGGCTTGGCGGCGTGGACCTGCGCTGGAGCCTGCCCTTCACCGCGCTGCTGGCCCCGATACTGCTGCTGGCCTCGGACATCGCCGGCCGGCTGCTGACGCCGGGCGAGCTGCGCGTCTCCATCGTCACCGCCTTCATCGGCGCGCCAGCGCTGATCTGGCTGGCGCGCGGCCACGGCGGAGGCCGCGCATGA
- a CDS encoding VOC family protein, with product MNIQRIDHFTIRAADLDASAAFYQRALGLADGPRPGFRFPGKWLYAGAAPVLHLVAAREDDAELQAYLGGRDARAGSGRLDHIALRGQNLVDMQMRLLSLGQPFYERVVPEIGEHQLFLQDPDDVTIEVIFPYSPDNRMAGPALPPLAVSP from the coding sequence ATGAACATCCAGCGCATCGACCACTTCACGATACGCGCCGCCGACCTGGACGCGAGCGCGGCTTTCTACCAGCGCGCGCTGGGCCTGGCCGATGGGCCGCGGCCCGGCTTCCGCTTTCCCGGGAAGTGGCTGTACGCCGGCGCCGCCCCGGTGCTGCACCTGGTGGCGGCCCGCGAAGACGACGCCGAGCTGCAAGCCTATCTGGGCGGGCGCGACGCGCGCGCCGGCTCCGGCCGCCTCGACCACATCGCGCTGCGCGGCCAGAACCTGGTCGACATGCAGATGCGGCTGCTGTCGCTGGGCCAGCCGTTTTACGAGCGGGTGGTGCCGGAAATCGGCGAGCACCAGTTGTTCCTGCAGGACCCGGACGACGTGACGATAGAGGTGATCTTCCCCTATTCGCCGGACAACCGCATGGCCGGACCGGCGCTGCCGCCGCTAGCCGTCTCGCCCTGA
- a CDS encoding response regulator, protein MASATAPAREELARQRIKDAFVRGADLHTTESVARTIGISQTTARRYLEYCVEVRFLRAQISYGRIGRPGRVYKRCGAAKQ, encoded by the coding sequence TTGGCAAGTGCTACCGCGCCCGCGAGAGAGGAGCTGGCGCGGCAGCGCATCAAGGACGCTTTCGTCCGCGGCGCGGACCTGCACACCACGGAAAGCGTGGCGCGCACCATAGGCATCAGCCAAACCACCGCCCGCCGCTACCTGGAATACTGCGTCGAAGTGCGCTTCCTGCGCGCCCAGATTTCTTACGGCCGCATCGGCCGCCCGGGACGGGTCTACAAGCGTTGCGGTGCCGCCAAGCAATAG